From a single Desulfovibrio legallii genomic region:
- the lnt gene encoding apolipoprotein N-acyltransferase: MTRAPLSLSAGAVALAGACALWLGFPNDLASLPPLVLLWPVALAWLGVNAPDRGAALRRGWLCHLAGGTAALYWLTLPVHNVGGLPWALAVPCALFIAACLALAGSLFALAAHELRRRPPWLWAVVLGLCWFVLEDVFARVLGFPWLSLSGALAPWPLLVQGADVLGAYGLAGVWVGAALLCAATACRPPAQAAPPRGGRHAVLAGFALTALLLSYGALRLTATPLTADPSGPDSLDVLFVEGNVDQNQKWLPAMQRQTVELYLGLTYGALALRPEARPLVVWPETALPFFFENNPLLAPKVRELAARSQTPLLLGAPGMERRPGVREPDIYNRAFLLGPDGRTLAHYDKEHLVPFGEYLPSWLNWKFLEALLQGVGVYTEGTTTAPLHYRNLALGMLICYEGIFPWLAQDRAAQGANILVDISNDGWFGATPAARQHLYLTALRALEQNRWLLRGTNTGISAVVDPRGRLTLRGGQFRAQALWARAGLQTAPSPYHRLAPWLLPGGLLLLAGLWLWGPGRDARTARRRTPGAAA, from the coding sequence ATGACCCGCGCTCCGCTCTCCCTCTCCGCCGGGGCCGTGGCCCTGGCGGGGGCCTGCGCCCTTTGGCTGGGTTTTCCCAACGACCTGGCATCCCTGCCGCCCCTGGTTCTGCTCTGGCCCGTGGCCCTGGCCTGGTTGGGCGTCAACGCCCCCGACCGGGGCGCAGCCCTGCGCCGGGGCTGGCTCTGTCACCTGGCCGGCGGCACGGCGGCCCTCTATTGGCTGACCCTGCCCGTCCACAACGTGGGCGGCCTGCCCTGGGCCCTGGCAGTGCCCTGCGCCCTGTTCATTGCCGCCTGCCTGGCTCTGGCCGGCAGCCTTTTTGCCCTGGCGGCCCACGAGCTGCGCCGCCGTCCTCCCTGGCTTTGGGCCGTGGTTCTGGGCCTGTGCTGGTTTGTGCTGGAAGACGTCTTTGCCCGCGTGCTGGGCTTCCCCTGGCTGAGCCTTTCTGGCGCTCTGGCCCCCTGGCCCCTGCTGGTGCAGGGAGCGGACGTACTGGGCGCGTACGGACTGGCCGGGGTCTGGGTCGGCGCGGCCCTGCTCTGCGCCGCAACCGCCTGCCGCCCCCCGGCACAAGCCGCCCCCCCGCGCGGCGGCCGCCATGCCGTTTTGGCAGGCTTTGCCTTGACGGCCCTGCTCCTGAGCTACGGAGCCCTGCGCCTGACGGCCACGCCCCTGACCGCCGATCCCAGCGGGCCGGACAGCCTGGACGTGCTCTTTGTGGAAGGCAATGTAGATCAAAACCAAAAATGGCTGCCGGCCATGCAGCGCCAGACTGTAGAACTCTACCTGGGCCTCACTTACGGGGCCCTGGCCCTCCGGCCAGAGGCCCGGCCCCTGGTGGTCTGGCCAGAAACGGCCCTGCCCTTCTTTTTTGAGAACAATCCCCTCCTGGCCCCCAAGGTGCGAGAGCTGGCCGCGCGCAGCCAAACTCCCCTGCTGCTGGGCGCGCCGGGCATGGAACGCCGACCCGGCGTCAGAGAACCGGATATTTACAACCGCGCCTTTCTCCTGGGGCCCGACGGCAGAACCCTCGCCCACTACGACAAGGAACACCTGGTCCCCTTCGGCGAATACCTGCCTTCCTGGCTCAACTGGAAGTTTCTGGAAGCCCTGCTGCAGGGCGTGGGCGTTTACACCGAAGGCACGACCACCGCGCCCCTGCACTACCGCAACCTTGCCCTAGGCATGCTCATCTGTTATGAAGGCATATTCCCCTGGCTGGCGCAAGACCGCGCGGCACAAGGCGCCAACATTCTGGTGGACATCAGCAATGACGGCTGGTTCGGCGCTACTCCGGCCGCACGGCAGCACCTCTACCTTACGGCGCTGCGCGCCCTGGAGCAGAACCGCTGGCTGTTGCGCGGCACCAACACGGGCATTTCCGCCGTGGTGGATCCGCGCGGCCGCCTGACCCTGCGCGGCGGGCAGTTCCGCGCCCAGGCCCTCTGGGCCCGCGCCGGGCTGCAAACCGCGCCCAGCCCCTACCATCGCCTGGCCCCCTGGCTTTTGCCAGGCGGTCTGCTGCTGCTGGCGGGTCTGTGGCTCTGGGGGCCCGGCAGGGACGCCCGGACAGCGAGGCGGCGTACGCCCGGCGCTGCAGCATAG
- the prfB gene encoding peptide chain release factor 2 (programmed frameshift), with protein MLQLSDLRAACQPLSQRFTALWGRLDLAGSEQRLQEIEQSLSRPGAWDKPEALTPLLQEKRRLEDEVERLGKLKTCHDDMIEWLALAAEGEDPEALESLDQQRAELARLLDETELVMLLSGEEDSQDAILEIHPGAGGTESQDWAEMLLRMYTRWAARRHYTVEELDFLPGDEAGIKSVTLRVAGPHAFGFLKSERGIHRLIRISPFDSSGRRHTSFASVDVIPDAGDDIQLDIKEADIRVDIFRSSGPGGQSVNTTSSAVRVTHLPTGISAQCQNEKSQHHNRETAMRVLRARLYNLELQKREAQRQAQYAGKDAIAFGSQIRTYTLQPYRLVKDHRTGTEMGDVEAVLDGQIDRFQHDYLLYRHEQER; from the exons ATGCTCCAACTCAGTGATCTTCGCGCCGCCTGTCAGCCCCTCAGCCAACGCTTTACCGCCCTCTGGGGGCGTCTT GACCTGGCCGGCAGTGAACAACGCCTGCAGGAAATCGAACAAAGCCTTTCCAGGCCCGGCGCGTGGGACAAACCCGAAGCCCTGACGCCCCTGCTGCAGGAAAAACGCCGCCTGGAGGATGAGGTGGAACGCCTTGGCAAGCTCAAAACCTGCCACGACGACATGATTGAATGGCTGGCCCTGGCAGCGGAAGGCGAAGACCCGGAAGCCCTGGAATCCTTGGACCAGCAACGCGCCGAGCTGGCCCGCCTGCTGGACGAAACCGAACTGGTCATGCTGCTTTCCGGCGAGGAAGACAGCCAGGACGCCATTCTGGAAATACATCCCGGAGCGGGCGGTACGGAATCGCAGGACTGGGCCGAAATGCTCCTGCGCATGTACACCCGCTGGGCTGCACGCCGCCACTATACGGTGGAGGAGCTGGACTTTTTGCCCGGCGACGAGGCGGGCATCAAAAGCGTTACTCTGCGCGTCGCCGGGCCGCACGCTTTCGGCTTTCTCAAAAGCGAACGGGGCATCCACCGCCTGATCCGCATTTCGCCCTTTGATTCCTCGGGCCGACGGCATACATCCTTTGCTTCGGTGGACGTAATCCCCGACGCGGGCGACGACATCCAGCTGGATATCAAAGAAGCGGACATCCGCGTGGACATTTTTCGCTCCAGCGGCCCCGGCGGCCAGAGCGTCAACACCACCAGCTCTGCCGTGCGGGTCACCCACCTGCCCACGGGCATCTCGGCCCAGTGCCAGAACGAAAAATCCCAGCACCATAACCGCGAAACGGCCATGCGCGTGCTGCGCGCCCGTCTCTACAACCTTGAGCTGCAAAAACGCGAGGCCCAGCGCCAGGCCCAGTACGCCGGCAAGGACGCCATCGCCTTCGGCAGCCAGATCCGCACGTACACACTTCAGCCCTACCGTCTGGTCAAGGACCACCGCACCGGCACGGAAATGGGCGATGTGGAGGCTGTTCTTGACGGCCAGATCGACCGTTTTCAGCACGACTACCTGTTGTACCGACATGAGCAAGAACGCTGA
- a CDS encoding GGDEF domain-containing protein: MSKNADPPLLPSADPSAPHMANTDQRAALTAALLREVDPDLWQEFCRRHPESIRPLLSAPLAETAAALPPITEQPEGPLALMLTAEHFAHQISREILLLARTGGELSLLCAAVCGSDAASDGSLIGATLAEALAESLRACQESCDSLGCTGPGRFALLLPGVGRLRARLLAEQVRQHFARRAATLLRRAEDGPPRHCAVGVTYAAQGRRLSARTLIQQADAALHAAQTSPEGITLADDPLERDSLVQAHEKRFLFFGS, translated from the coding sequence ATGAGCAAGAACGCTGACCCCCCCCTTCTGCCCTCGGCCGACCCCAGTGCCCCGCACATGGCCAACACCGACCAGCGGGCCGCATTGACAGCCGCCCTGCTGCGGGAGGTGGACCCGGACCTGTGGCAAGAATTCTGCCGCCGTCACCCGGAAAGCATCCGCCCGCTTTTATCCGCGCCTCTTGCCGAAACGGCTGCGGCCCTGCCGCCCATAACGGAGCAGCCGGAAGGCCCCCTGGCCCTCATGCTCACTGCAGAACATTTTGCGCATCAGATCAGCCGCGAAATCCTGCTCCTGGCCCGCACGGGCGGGGAACTCTCCCTGCTCTGCGCCGCCGTTTGCGGCTCCGACGCCGCAAGCGACGGCAGCCTTATAGGCGCAACTCTGGCCGAGGCCCTGGCCGAAAGCCTGCGCGCCTGCCAGGAAAGCTGCGACAGCCTGGGCTGCACCGGGCCGGGGCGTTTTGCCCTGCTTTTGCCCGGCGTGGGGCGTCTGCGCGCCCGCCTGCTGGCGGAACAAGTGCGTCAGCACTTTGCCCGGCGGGCCGCAACATTACTGCGCCGCGCCGAAGACGGCCCCCCGCGCCACTGCGCCGTGGGCGTCACCTACGCGGCCCAGGGTCGCCGACTGAGCGCCCGAACCCTGATCCAGCAGGCCGATGCCGCGCTGCACGCGGCCCAAACCTCCCCGGAGGGCATCACCTTGGCGGATGACCCGCTCGAACGGGACTCGCTGGTGCAGGCCCATGAAAAACGCTTTCTCTTTTTTGGGAGCTGA
- a CDS encoding MinD/ParA family protein, producing the protein MATTTLSVSLLSGKGGVGKTNVALNLACALHEQGFKILLMDCDLGLANLDVLLGITPEGNLQTALLGESKIADVLCPVAPQGFDVLPAASGVPELTDLQPDARDLLFSRLEPVLHNYDYVLMDQGAGISQTVQTFAALAAVRLVVITPEPTSLTDSYALIKVLNLHYGVRDFLVIVNQATSATEAKNAFSKLHGACRHFLHLEPVLLGHVRADKNVPEAVCRQQPLMRMAPGCPAAQDIQALAARLQRLRLSMLDWLAPRQVLQPLPAATLQD; encoded by the coding sequence ATGGCAACAACAACACTGAGCGTGTCCCTTCTCAGCGGCAAAGGCGGCGTGGGCAAAACCAACGTGGCGCTCAATCTGGCCTGCGCCCTGCATGAGCAGGGCTTCAAAATTCTGCTTATGGATTGCGATCTGGGCCTGGCCAACCTGGATGTGCTGCTGGGCATTACCCCTGAAGGCAACCTGCAGACCGCGCTGCTGGGCGAAAGCAAAATCGCCGATGTGCTCTGCCCCGTCGCGCCCCAGGGTTTCGACGTGCTGCCCGCCGCCTCAGGCGTGCCGGAACTCACCGACCTGCAGCCCGACGCCCGCGACCTGCTCTTTTCCCGCCTGGAACCCGTGCTGCACAACTACGACTATGTGCTCATGGACCAAGGCGCGGGCATCTCCCAGACCGTGCAGACCTTTGCGGCCCTGGCCGCCGTACGTCTGGTCGTCATCACGCCGGAACCAACCTCTCTCACCGACAGCTACGCCCTGATCAAGGTGCTCAACCTCCACTACGGCGTGCGCGACTTTCTCGTCATCGTCAATCAGGCAACTTCCGCCACTGAAGCCAAAAACGCCTTTTCCAAGCTGCACGGCGCCTGCCGCCACTTTCTGCACCTGGAGCCCGTGCTCCTTGGCCATGTACGTGCGGACAAAAACGTGCCAGAGGCCGTCTGCCGCCAACAGCCCCTTATGCGCATGGCCCCGGGCTGCCCCGCAGCCCAGGATATCCAGGCCCTGGCCGCCCGCCTGCAACGCCTGCGCCTGAGCATGCTGGACTGGCTCGCCCCCCGGCAGGTGCTGCAGCCTTTGCCGGCCGCCACGCTTCAAGACTGA
- a CDS encoding HU family DNA-binding protein codes for MSPWRANRQSHGGTMNKSELIKALADETNLPSDDASLVVNTFFNTMKKSLLAGERIEIRGFGSFKIKEYQGYAGRNPKTGESVTVASKRLPFFRAGKELKEFINQ; via the coding sequence TTGTCGCCCTGGCGGGCTAACCGGCAAAGCCACGGAGGCACGATGAACAAAAGCGAACTGATCAAAGCCTTGGCCGATGAAACCAACCTCCCTTCCGATGATGCGTCGCTGGTGGTCAACACCTTTTTCAACACCATGAAAAAATCCCTGCTGGCCGGAGAAAGGATCGAAATCCGCGGCTTCGGCAGCTTTAAAATCAAGGAGTACCAAGGCTACGCAGGCCGCAATCCCAAAACGGGCGAAAGCGTGACGGTGGCCTCCAAACGCCTGCCGTTCTTCCGCGCCGGGAAGGAATTGAAGGAATTCATCAACCAATAA
- the dapA gene encoding 4-hydroxy-tetrahydrodipicolinate synthase: MLFSGALTALVTPFRNNSLDEATYRAFIEHQINAGIHGLVPCGTTGESATLSHEEHERVIEICIDQAKGRVPVLAGAGSNNTTEAIRLARFAKKAGADGALLITPYYNKPTQEGLYQHYKAIAKAVDLPLVPYNVPGRTGCNLLPPTLARLAHDFSNIVGVKEATGDMSQASRILESCPEGFCVLSGDDFTALPLMALGGKGVISVTSNVAPDRMAAMCNAFNQGDLAGAARLHHELFPLHEAMFLESNPIPAKTALALMGRMEAELRLPLCPMGDNAKHRLLEVLRQQKLL, translated from the coding sequence ATGTTATTTTCCGGTGCCTTGACCGCTCTGGTCACCCCATTCCGCAACAACAGCCTGGACGAAGCCACCTACCGGGCCTTCATAGAACACCAGATTAATGCGGGCATCCATGGCTTGGTGCCCTGCGGCACTACCGGCGAATCCGCCACCCTCAGCCATGAGGAACACGAACGGGTCATCGAAATCTGCATTGATCAGGCCAAGGGCCGCGTGCCCGTGCTGGCCGGGGCTGGCTCCAACAACACCACCGAAGCCATCCGCCTGGCCCGCTTCGCCAAAAAAGCCGGGGCCGACGGGGCGCTGCTTATCACCCCCTACTATAACAAACCCACCCAGGAAGGCCTTTACCAGCACTACAAGGCCATTGCCAAAGCCGTGGATCTGCCTCTGGTGCCCTACAACGTGCCCGGACGCACCGGCTGCAATCTGCTGCCCCCCACCCTGGCCCGTCTGGCCCACGACTTTTCCAACATCGTGGGCGTCAAGGAAGCCACCGGCGACATGTCCCAGGCCAGCCGCATCCTTGAAAGCTGCCCCGAAGGCTTCTGCGTGCTCTCCGGCGACGACTTCACCGCCCTGCCCCTTATGGCCCTGGGCGGCAAGGGCGTCATCTCCGTCACTTCCAACGTGGCGCCCGACCGCATGGCCGCCATGTGCAACGCCTTCAACCAGGGCGACCTGGCCGGTGCGGCCCGCCTGCACCACGAACTCTTCCCCTTGCACGAGGCCATGTTCCTGGAAAGCAACCCCATCCCGGCTAAAACCGCTCTGGCCCTGATGGGACGGATGGAAGCCGAACTGCGCCTGCCCCTCTGCCCCATGGGCGACAACGCCAAACACCGCCTCCTCGAAGTTCTGCGCCAGCAAAAACTGCTCTAG
- the purN gene encoding phosphoribosylglycinamide formyltransferase: protein MPLNIAILASGSGTNAQAMFDKAAAGVLDVNIRRVVCNRPGAKVIERAARVGVPCLTLDHTSFPDRESFDRSMAATLQDDGVDLVVLAGYMRLLTPYFLEAFAGRVLNIHPALLPSFPGVHGGADAVAYGVKLSGCTVHFVEEKVDSGPVLIQAAVPVEAGEDVATLMQRIHVMEHRIYPQAVQWLAQGRVRVQDRRVFIAPAAVPRAPRDGDWLVWPPLETGF from the coding sequence ATGCCCCTGAATATCGCTATCCTGGCCTCCGGCAGCGGCACTAACGCCCAGGCCATGTTCGACAAGGCCGCCGCCGGGGTTCTGGACGTGAACATCCGGCGCGTCGTCTGCAACCGGCCCGGCGCAAAAGTCATTGAGCGCGCGGCCAGGGTCGGCGTGCCCTGCCTGACCCTGGACCACACCAGCTTCCCCGACCGCGAGAGCTTTGATCGCAGCATGGCGGCGACCCTGCAGGACGACGGCGTAGATCTGGTGGTGCTGGCGGGCTATATGCGTCTGCTCACCCCTTACTTTCTGGAAGCCTTTGCCGGGCGGGTGCTCAATATTCACCCCGCCCTGCTGCCCAGCTTTCCCGGCGTGCACGGCGGAGCCGACGCCGTGGCTTACGGCGTCAAACTCTCCGGCTGCACGGTCCATTTTGTGGAAGAAAAGGTGGACAGCGGCCCGGTGCTCATCCAGGCCGCCGTGCCCGTGGAGGCCGGTGAAGACGTCGCAACGCTCATGCAGCGCATCCATGTCATGGAGCACCGCATTTACCCCCAAGCCGTGCAATGGCTGGCCCAAGGCCGGGTGCGCGTGCAGGACCGGCGGGTCTTTATCGCCCCCGCTGCCGTCCCCCGCGCCCCCCGTGACGGCGATTGGCTGGTTTGGCCGCCCCTGGAAACGGGCTTCTAG
- the cobA gene encoding uroporphyrinogen-III C-methyltransferase, which yields MKVYLIGAGPGDAGLLTLKGRDALAGADVVVYDALANEALLDHVRPDAEKIYVGKVAGNHALPQDQINALLVAKAREGKVVARLKGGDPYIFGRGGEEAEELVAAGVPFEEVPGISSTVAAPAYAGIPLTHRDFASSVTIITGHENPDKPGSVHNWAALAASAATLVFVMGMKNLPDIVRNLLAAGMDPATPAALVYRGTTPAQRSLAAPLAELPQAAAAAAFTNPSVIVVGKVAGLRGTLNWFENRPLFGRRIVVTRAREQASGLAQSLTSLGAEVIQCPTIEIRPLEDYAALDAALANLAEYHWIIFTSVNGVRHFWQRLAVVGKDSRALGGCRVAAIGPATAEALRGRGIAPDFVPQRYVAEGVLEGLLAREGGAVAGKRFLLPRAAKAREVLPEELRKAGAVVDVLPAYVTVPADHNREAVLRCLEEGHLDCVTFGSSSTVENFLALIPAATLKAHPEVQLAAIGPVTARTLAAHGLACRIQPEEYTIPALVAALQTHFARSARA from the coding sequence ATGAAGGTCTATCTTATCGGGGCCGGCCCCGGCGACGCGGGCCTGCTGACCCTCAAAGGGCGCGACGCCCTGGCCGGGGCCGACGTGGTGGTCTACGACGCCCTGGCCAACGAGGCTCTGCTGGACCACGTCCGGCCAGACGCGGAAAAAATTTATGTGGGCAAGGTGGCGGGCAACCACGCCCTGCCCCAGGATCAGATCAACGCCCTGCTGGTGGCCAAGGCCCGCGAGGGCAAGGTGGTGGCCCGGCTCAAGGGCGGTGACCCCTATATTTTCGGGCGCGGCGGCGAAGAGGCCGAAGAGCTTGTGGCCGCAGGCGTGCCGTTTGAGGAAGTGCCCGGCATCAGCAGCACGGTGGCGGCTCCGGCCTACGCGGGCATTCCCCTGACGCACCGTGACTTCGCTTCCTCTGTAACCATCATCACAGGGCACGAAAATCCGGACAAGCCCGGATCGGTGCACAACTGGGCCGCCTTGGCGGCCAGCGCCGCCACGCTGGTTTTTGTCATGGGCATGAAGAATCTGCCGGATATTGTGCGCAACCTGCTGGCGGCGGGCATGGACCCAGCCACCCCGGCGGCCTTGGTCTACCGCGGCACCACGCCCGCCCAGCGCAGCCTTGCGGCGCCGCTGGCCGAGCTTCCCCAGGCGGCTGCTGCGGCGGCCTTCACCAACCCTTCGGTCATTGTGGTGGGCAAGGTGGCGGGCCTGCGCGGCACGCTCAACTGGTTTGAAAACCGCCCCCTGTTCGGCCGCCGCATTGTGGTGACCCGTGCGCGGGAACAGGCCAGCGGTCTGGCCCAAAGCCTCACAAGCCTGGGGGCCGAGGTCATCCAGTGCCCCACCATAGAAATCCGCCCGCTGGAGGACTACGCCGCCCTGGACGCAGCGCTGGCCAACCTTGCGGAATATCACTGGATTATCTTCACTTCGGTGAATGGGGTGCGTCACTTCTGGCAACGCTTGGCAGTGGTCGGCAAAGACAGCCGCGCCCTGGGCGGCTGCCGGGTGGCGGCCATTGGCCCGGCTACGGCCGAGGCTCTGCGCGGCCGGGGCATTGCACCGGATTTTGTGCCGCAACGCTATGTGGCCGAAGGCGTGCTGGAGGGGCTGTTGGCCCGCGAAGGCGGCGCAGTGGCGGGCAAGCGCTTTTTGCTGCCCCGTGCGGCCAAGGCCCGCGAGGTGCTGCCCGAAGAGCTGCGTAAGGCCGGGGCCGTGGTGGACGTGCTGCCCGCCTATGTGACCGTGCCCGCCGACCATAACCGGGAGGCCGTGCTGCGTTGCCTGGAAGAAGGCCATCTGGACTGCGTTACCTTTGGTTCTTCCTCCACGGTGGAAAATTTCCTGGCGCTCATTCCGGCGGCCACGCTTAAGGCCCATCCTGAAGTGCAGCTGGCGGCCATCGGCCCGGTCACGGCCCGGACCCTGGCCGCGCACGGTCTCGCCTGCCGCATCCAGCCGGAAGAGTATACCATTCCGGCTCTGGTGGCGGCCCTGCAAACCCATTTTGCGCGGTCCGCCCGCGCCTGA
- a CDS encoding leucyl aminopeptidase: protein MEIRFQNLGPEQWKAEVLLAPVCEGEAVLEQCPQIDRAAPWLVIAPALRDVKGKKGELALLHGHKDLPVPRALAVGLGPREKLDLGGVRKALAAAVQFCRRQGYASLLLPESALAGLPGGRERLVEECVCAAQLALYRFTALKKPDAEEPADPQWLALGFDGEEVPDGFQAAARRGENAAAAVRLARDLATTPSNLLYPQALAEKAQELSRDAGFVCSVLDEEALEREGMGCLLAVGQGSRRPPRLVVVEHAPKGHEQDKPLILVGKGITFDSGGISLKPAAHMYQMKSDMTGAATVLATVTALAREGAPRRVIGLLTCAENMPDGGAVRPGDVVRAANGDTVEIQNTDAEGRLALCDALAYAQKTWTPAAVVDIATLTGACAVALGTGLAGLFCDDADLAERIRAAGGACGEDFWPLPLWQPYAEQLKSQVADICHIGPREGGAINAALFLRHFVQEGVRWAHLDIAGVDWAAKTTPLCPEGPTAFGARTLLELARGGVQ from the coding sequence ATGGAGATACGTTTTCAGAATCTGGGGCCCGAGCAGTGGAAGGCGGAAGTCCTGCTGGCGCCCGTGTGCGAGGGGGAAGCCGTGCTGGAGCAGTGCCCCCAGATCGACCGGGCCGCGCCCTGGCTGGTCATTGCCCCGGCCCTGCGGGATGTTAAGGGCAAAAAGGGCGAACTGGCCCTGCTGCACGGCCACAAGGATCTGCCCGTGCCCCGCGCGTTGGCCGTGGGCCTGGGCCCGCGCGAAAAACTGGATCTTGGCGGCGTGCGCAAGGCCCTGGCGGCCGCTGTGCAGTTTTGTCGGCGGCAGGGCTATGCCTCGCTGCTGCTGCCGGAATCGGCCCTGGCCGGGCTGCCTGGCGGCCGGGAGCGCCTGGTGGAAGAATGCGTGTGCGCGGCCCAACTGGCCCTGTACCGCTTTACGGCTCTGAAAAAGCCCGACGCGGAAGAACCCGCCGATCCCCAATGGCTGGCCCTGGGCTTTGACGGCGAGGAAGTGCCGGACGGCTTTCAGGCGGCGGCCCGCCGGGGTGAGAATGCGGCTGCGGCCGTGCGTCTGGCCAGGGATTTGGCCACTACGCCTTCCAATCTGCTCTACCCCCAGGCCCTGGCTGAAAAGGCTCAGGAACTGTCGCGGGACGCGGGCTTTGTCTGCAGCGTGCTGGACGAGGAGGCCCTGGAGCGCGAAGGCATGGGCTGCCTGCTGGCCGTGGGCCAGGGGTCGCGCCGTCCGCCGCGTCTGGTGGTGGTGGAGCACGCGCCCAAGGGGCACGAGCAGGACAAGCCCCTTATTCTGGTGGGCAAAGGCATCACTTTTGATTCCGGCGGCATCAGCCTTAAACCTGCCGCTCACATGTACCAGATGAAGAGCGACATGACCGGTGCGGCCACAGTGCTGGCCACGGTCACGGCCCTGGCGCGGGAAGGCGCGCCCCGTCGCGTGATCGGCCTGCTGACCTGCGCGGAGAATATGCCCGACGGCGGAGCCGTGCGCCCCGGCGACGTGGTGCGCGCCGCCAATGGCGATACAGTGGAAATCCAGAACACCGACGCCGAAGGCCGTCTGGCCCTCTGCGACGCTCTGGCCTACGCCCAGAAAACCTGGACCCCGGCGGCCGTGGTGGATATTGCCACCCTCACCGGGGCCTGCGCCGTGGCCCTGGGCACGGGCCTGGCCGGGCTGTTCTGCGACGACGCGGATCTTGCCGAGCGCATCCGCGCGGCGGGCGGGGCGTGTGGCGAAGACTTCTGGCCCCTGCCCCTCTGGCAGCCTTATGCCGAGCAGCTGAAAAGCCAGGTGGCGGACATCTGCCACATCGGCCCGCGCGAGGGCGGGGCTATCAACGCTGCGCTGTTCCTGCGGCATTTTGTGCAGGAGGGCGTACGCTGGGCGCACCTGGACATTGCCGGCGTGGACTGGGCCGCCAAAACTACGCCCCTCTGCCCCGAAGGCCCCACGGCCTTTGGCGCGCGCACCTTGCTGGAACTGGCCAGGGGGGGCGTGCAATGA
- the hemW gene encoding radical SAM family heme chaperone HemW encodes MLVYIHVPFCRTRCRYCAFHSNPLGRGVAATASPAVRDYVDTLLMELALWGDRLGGSPVETVFFGGGTPSLLPPRIIGIVLDRLSKYFKLAPKAEVTLEANPESLRGGHVAAQFLDAGVNRLSIGLQSMDEAQLRMLGRAHKAADSLHAVFLAREAGCTNINVDLMWGLPGQSVRQWLQTLKDVFRMTPDHISAYGLTLEPGTALEADVEEGRLNLPPERDQNIMFMEGAALLEQHGYLHYEISNFARMGFQCRHNLGYWEGADYLGMGPSATSTIQNRRWTNPAGQNAWNTRVRQGSLDAEAEILSPQTRVLELLMLRLRTARGLRTKDYRDLTGRDFTRDHQKLVRALHENGLIRLRDGYLRLTRKGMVVSNAILTNLFARTSEVLNAPLPQGSPSAATPAPGAPASPEPEPDIRPVRWPSA; translated from the coding sequence ATGCTCGTCTATATCCATGTGCCCTTTTGCCGTACCCGCTGCCGTTACTGCGCCTTTCACTCCAACCCTCTGGGGCGCGGCGTGGCCGCCACCGCCTCCCCGGCCGTGCGGGACTATGTGGACACCCTGCTTATGGAGCTGGCCCTCTGGGGGGACCGCCTGGGCGGCAGCCCGGTAGAAACCGTTTTTTTCGGCGGGGGCACCCCCAGCCTGCTGCCGCCGCGCATTATCGGCATCGTACTCGACCGTCTGTCCAAATATTTCAAACTGGCCCCCAAGGCCGAAGTAACCCTGGAAGCCAACCCCGAATCCCTGCGCGGCGGACACGTGGCGGCCCAGTTTCTGGATGCCGGGGTCAATCGCCTGTCCATCGGCCTGCAGAGCATGGACGAAGCCCAACTGCGCATGCTGGGCCGGGCGCACAAGGCCGCCGACAGCCTGCACGCCGTGTTTCTGGCGCGCGAAGCGGGCTGCACCAATATCAACGTGGACCTCATGTGGGGGCTGCCGGGCCAGAGCGTGCGCCAATGGCTGCAGACACTTAAAGACGTCTTCCGTATGACGCCGGACCATATTTCGGCCTACGGCCTGACCCTGGAGCCGGGCACAGCCCTGGAAGCTGACGTGGAAGAAGGCCGCCTGAACCTGCCCCCCGAACGGGACCAGAACATCATGTTCATGGAAGGCGCGGCCCTGCTGGAACAGCACGGCTACCTGCACTATGAAATTTCCAATTTCGCCCGCATGGGCTTCCAGTGCCGCCACAATCTGGGCTATTGGGAAGGGGCCGACTACCTGGGCATGGGCCCCTCAGCCACCTCCACCATCCAGAACCGCCGCTGGACCAACCCCGCGGGGCAAAACGCCTGGAACACCCGCGTGCGCCAGGGCAGCCTGGACGCGGAAGCCGAAATCCTCAGCCCGCAAACCCGCGTGCTGGAGCTGCTCATGCTCCGCCTGCGCACGGCCCGCGGCCTGCGCACCAAGGACTACCGCGACCTCACGGGCCGCGACTTCACCCGCGACCACCAGAAACTTGTCCGGGCCCTGCACGAAAACGGCCTCATCCGCCTGCGCGACGGCTACCTGCGCCTGACCCGCAAGGGCATGGTCGTTTCCAACGCCATCCTCACCAACCTCTTTGCCCGCACCAGCGAAGTGCTCAATGCCCCCCTGCCCCAGGGCTCGCCTTCCGCGGCCACTCCGGCCCCGGGCGCGCCCGCCTCTCCCGAGCCGGAACCGGACATCCGCCCCGTGCGCTGGCCCAGCGCCTAG